From the genome of Podarcis muralis chromosome 3, rPodMur119.hap1.1, whole genome shotgun sequence:
AACAGATTATTTCCTGTTTATTATAAACTTTAGAAGATAGGCTGTGGACCCCTTTCCCCGCTACTTTTACCTTTTGTTTTTCCCCCGGTCACTGTGGTCCCTATCTTTTTGATGTCTATCTCGGGGCTtgtcgctctctcgctctctgtgcCTCTccctacttctctctctctctttctccttctcctgagCACGCTCTTCACTTTTAGGCGCTTCCTTCTTGTCAAGATTCCTACTGTCTCTGGATTTGCCTTCAGAGTCTTTGTCGCTATGTGAAAGCCGTGACCTCTCTTTGTCCCGATGCCCTTCCTCCctgcttttcctctctctctctttttcctggtTTCTATCTCTATGCCTATTTCTTTCGGAATCCGGCTCCCATTCATGCCTGCCCTTTTTCTGGTGGTGGGTCTCGCTGTAAAAACTCTGCCTGTGCTGGTCGCTTTTCCTCCTACCAAATGCCCTCTCCACATGGGGACCCTGGCGACCCCAAGGATCACTGTGACGCCTCTCTGGCCTCCGGGTGTCTCTACTCTGGTAAAAGTGTTCTGGCCCCGAGAATCTTGGCTGTTTCTGAGCCAGGGGTGGCACTGGCGTAACTGGTCCAACAAAATGTGGGGGCTGACCTGACAGGTGCAAAACGGGGGGCCAAGGCATCAGAGGGTTCTGAGCAAAGCCAAAGCCTGGAGGAGGGAGGAGCGGAGGGGGCAGATGAGGAGGAAAGCCAAACACAGGATTGTTTTGGGGAGGGAAATTAGGGGCAACAGCCCCTTGAAACTGAAAGCCAGGGGGAGAAGTTTTGGTGTGCTGAAAATTTGGCTGCGGAGTCCTGATTGGTGAAAAGCTTCCACTTGCAACAGGGCTGGGCATTTTGGTACTCAATTCAGAACCGCTGGCATTATCTGCTTCAAACTGAGATGATGACGGCGGGGTCAATAATCCTCTTCTAATGGGATGTAGTGCCTCGGTGCTTTGCATCACTGCTTCTTCACCCAACGGATTTGTATTTTCTGGCTGTGAGGAGCACACACTGTCTGCTGTAGATGCAGCTGAAACCAACAACTTCTTGCACTCTTGACTATCGCTCCGATCTGAGGCTAGGTCATTTCCTGACAGTTGCTTATTATCTACTTTAGCCTGTTCGGTTTCTAAAGTGTCCGGTTGTTGACTATTCTGCATTTCTTCATACTTAATACTGTCCCCATCATTTTCTGAAGCATTGTTCTGTAGGCCTCGTCCTGCTGCTTGCCTTGGATCCCTTTTAAGATTGATGAACTGTGAACTATTCACAGTCATACTATCAACAGATGCTACGCCGCCATTATTGCTCCCAATTCCTTTCCCTGTGCTCGCCGAGATGGGAAAATCTGTGGTCCTTTCCTGAGAAACATTAGCACAGTCACCCAACCTTAGACTGCTTTCAGGAGTCTCTTTGGTTTCCTTGTTCTGTGACAGAATAGTTAGGTTTGCTAAAAATGCTTCTGTAGAAACATCTGGTGGTTTGCCCTTAAGACTTATGCTTGTCAGATTTTCTGACGAGCATGAGACATCGGCTACTGGTGTTTCAACTGCAGAGAAATTATCAACTGGTTCTTTTGAACTGTCCTTTTCCCCCTTCGTTTCTTCAGTTCCAGCAGTTACTATAGGAATGTCCCTTAGTTCTTCTTTTATGCTGGCCTTTTTAGCTAATAAAGGCAGATCTTCACTAGCAAGCTGGCTGACTGCTGGCTGGATATGTTCAGACATCTGCCCCGTAGTGCCCAAAAGACTTTGAAGAATATCATCAACTGGCAATGGCTTACTTGCTAGCTCAAGAGCAGATTGCTGATTTTCCCATCCAACCAAAACTCCAGGAAGGAACCGCAGAGGCTTTTGTGGTTCAAGTTTGATGCTTTCCACAGCAGGCTCACTCACAGTTGTTTCTTCGGTATTCGATAGCTGCGACTTGATCCTTTGTTTGTGCAATACAGCTGTGAAGGAGTTGAAGAAGTCGTTCTCATCTTCTTTTTCCACCGATTCAGAATGAAGGACTTCAGGTTTGCTCAGTTTACTCTTCTTTTCTGGGGGCACATTCTCAGGACTCTCTTCGGCAGGACTAGGACTTGTACTGGTGGCAGAACTGGCCTGCCTTTTCAGCTTCTGACGAATTATCAGCCCCAGCAACAAATTGGGTCGGTGCACTTCAATACCTGCATTTGGAAGGCAGGGAACCACAGTGGTATAATTAATAAGATACACATACACTTCAGGAGAGAAATAACCTATTTCTACCAAAAAGCTTATCTATGCCTCTGCAATCTCAGAAAACTCAGCTGCTCCAAGTAGTCAAATTTCCCCATGTCTCTCTCAAGGGCTGCTCCCTGTAAGTAGAATTCCTATACACTCTAAAATAATTAGTTCCTGTTAAATAAAGATAAGTTTGCTTTATTCATGAGCAACAGGAAGCACTAATGCATGCTTGTTGAGGGGAAAAACTGAAAGGCGAGGTTTCTCAATGAGGGTGACATTTGCAAGCTTCATGCGCGCtctcaaaatacagtcatacctcgggatgaatacgcttcagcttaaatattttagggttgcgctctgcggcgacctggaagtaacggagcgtgttacttccgggtttcgccgttcacgcagacactcaaaatgacgtcacgcgcatgcgcggaagctgcGAAACGCAACCCGCGCACATGCAAACGTgtcttacgtttgcttcaggatgcgaacagggctccggaacggatcctgttcacatccagaggtaccactgtaaaagcttcAAGCTATCCAGTTTGGGGGATAATCAAAATGAACCTCAACAGTATAAATGTCAAAAACAAGATCTCCATCACTAACATGTGAAACAGCCAACTTTTGTTACCTACCAGGACCATCAAAAGGCACCAGCTGATGTGGAATTTTATCAGAGGCACCTAAAGGGATGATATATAAATCCTTGATTTGCTTCATGTTATTTGCAGCTACACCGTAACGCTTTCTGCTGCTGAAGTATGCAAACAGCAAAGTGTATGAAATCTGATCCTCTTCTGTCACGGGGGTAAAACGAACCACACAGATTTCCtatggagaaggggggggggagcacaaattAACTTACAATTTGTCAACTAGTTCTCTAAAGCAGAATTCAGCACTTGGTGGCAGGTcagaagaggagaggggaaagtcaGCAATCATCATCTTACTTTCAGGTACTTACTGCACCTGAAAGAGTTGGTTTTTCACGCAGCAAGGAGAATTTGACACTGCAGAGACTTCAGTTCCAGGTAAAGAAGGGCAGTCTTGGTTATTACAAGCTGCAGCCAAGAAGAGGAAGCCTCTCCACAGCTTTTGGCAAAGCTTTTGAAGGATTTCTCAGCAAGTGGCCAGCCCAGCAAGCCACTTGTGGGTGTGAAGCAATCTTAAAACAACAGTACTTATGAAGGAGGGAACTTCAGCCATTTGAACCAACTTATACAGGGGTTCATTTTTGGAGGTGTGCAGCCTGCCTTTTGAATAAAGCAGCCATGAAATGTATACACTGTATGAAGTCTGTGCTGCTTATAGATAAATTAAATCAGATCCAATCTGATCAGTAGACTAAGCTGAATTTCTCTGTGCGGAAAACCTTCAGAAATTGCACATGCAGAATCTTGTAATacctttagtaaaaaaaaaaaaaaactccccaCTCCTGCACTATGAAAATATTACTTGCAGGGACGCAATTGGATCTGCAAAATATTTTTAGGACTATGAATATTTCTGCATGACTGTCCATGCTTTGTAGCCAGCGTGCCTTCTACTACCACTTCACTCCAGTCATGTGGTCTTCATATCATAGGAAAATATGCTGAAAATGTGCTAAACATCCACATCTACTCATTTATCACCGAATAGAGAGTAGTTTTGTTAGGCTTTATCATTCGGAAGGACTAGGTGTTTCCATAAgaagagcatgctggatcagaccaatggtcattccatctagaccagtgtttcccaaccttgagcctccagctgtttttgaactacaattcccatcatccctgaccactggtcttgctagctagggatgatgggagttgtagtccaaaaacagctggaggcccaaggttgggaaacactgatctagacaaaggtttcccaaccttgggtttccagctgtttttggactacaactcccatcatcccctagctaacaggaccagtggtaagggatgatgggaattgtagttcaaaagcagcaGGCGATCCATGTTTGAGAATCCTTGATCTAGCCCATGTTCTTTGCTGCATCCTGCACAAATGGCAGTAGTGAATTTATGCCAAATAGTAATAGTAGCAGCAGGAAACTgtgcctttaaaaatatttaaactgAGTGGGGACAGGGGACAATTAACACCATACATTTCCAGGACCAGAACAAATTTGGTTTTACCTTTGTCCCCATGGCTTTTATTTTTTCAACATATTCCCAAACAGTCTGGGGTGATATCctgccaccaatttggatgctaTCTGGCAAATCCTATGGGAGGGGAAAATAATTATGCATTGTAATTTTATAACATTGTAAAATACATTGTAAAATAATAGCTACTCTTCAAATACTTACTATGCTTTTAAAACATCTTAAAGAAGTTGCCATAGAGAAGTACTGCTATGAAAGTACAGCTAAATGATTCATAAAAGAAGGCACATTATTTCAAATGATGAGTGAAGGGAGGAAGTAAAAATTCTACTGCCTTTTGAGTGCATGGGAATTTATAGAAATGAATTTATAGAAAGCCAGTATGTAAAAAAGCTAGCTAAAAAGTGTACATGCTGGAGATCTTCATTTAAGTCTCTGATACACCTGTTGATGTATTACCACAAGAAGAGTGGGCATGAGGGATGGAAGTGTCTGTTAAACAAAGTGCTATGATTGAAACCCTTTCTAAAATAAGAGAGAATAAACAACATCTCTTGGTGTTTTTAAGTACTCTGCATTCACAATGCCATATTCAAATTTTAGCTGTTCGCAATGAAAAGAAAATTTGGAAAAGTTTCCAAGGAAAGCGACAACACAACATTGAGTGTATACATACTACCTCTGTTAAACTTTCAAAAGAGCCAGAGATGGGGTAAGCCTTGATAACAAACTTTGCAACAGATGGCATGTTGATAAAGCCTTTCCAAATGAAGTTCAGGcgagccagaaatagtgcttcacttTCAACCATGCCAGGCATTTCTGATCTGTAGGACAAAAGTGTGGAAAATATAATAAATGCAAAACAGTCTAGTCTACTGCAAGGGTGGTGGGGGGAGGATGGCAGTAGGGACACTGGCTGGGGCAGCAACATTAACAGAGAGAAATAAGTGCAAGACTAGTAATAATCTCAATCTGTTTTCTTCCATCTTTGCTACAAATATAATGGCAAAACCACCAAGACAGTTAGTAACAAAGAAAACAAtcgcattttttatttttaaaaaagttgtaacAAGCACCTGTTTTTCAATGCCTCCACTTTGTGTACTTGGAATACACACAGGTGGGTCAGTAAGCTTCTTTAAAAGTAAACATGAaggctgcttttgtttgtttgtgtacagTGGGGTTCCATGCAGTAGTTTCCACTTATTTATGAACAGAATATTAACTAGGGACAGCAGCCACAATTCTCTGTGACTGGCAGCAACCACAAAATTATTACCTAGAGCCTGAAGCAGAGGCAAGTGCTGGATTTGGCAATTCTGTATCTTCCTCTAAtaattctgaagccaaaatgtttgTTGTTGAAGAAAGTGCATCCGCTATGCTTTCAGCTTCATTGTCTGATGGTTTACGGGCAACGCCAACAGACACTTTCACATTTTTCCCAGAAAGGTCATCACTAGGTGGTGCCATTCGACCTTGAAAAGGCAAGTTAGAAAGCTTCGCTGTTTAAACCATACCAGATTAGAAAAAACCCCTAATCTTAACACTAAATTACAATTCTTACTATAATGCTTAAAAACCTTGCTCACTGAAATTAAACCCAGAGGCTTTGTACATTTCTCTAATTTGCCCAACTGTCCAACCATTTTCAGGTAATTATTAATGAAAATACAGATTTCCTAAAGAAATACAAAGTATTTGGAtgcaacactaaaccatggtttagcactatGAGAACAAGTCAGGAAGCCACTGCCCTGTCTCTATCTGGTACAACTGTGTGGAAAAGTTCACAAGCACTTGCTTacattataacaataacaatacctttattgtcattgtcccatgcggaacaatgaaattgaaaaactacataaaactagcacaaaactacataaaactacataaaaactacataaaacatttaaaaacccctaaaaactgtaaaaccccattttaaaatacactatactatatatactatactatatataAATAACCTTCTTGTGTCATTTGAACCTAGACAGGCTGCAGTTATTCTTAATTGCACTTAATTTGCTTCAAAGAACTTCCAACAAACTTTTGGCTCGATTCAACTAGCTACACTTAAGATTAACTAAAGTTTAGAATTCATACTAAACTGGTTAATATAAAACAGAATTTTCTGATCTCTTCCCTCCAGCCACATCAGACCATAGGGAGGTTGAAGGAACACGCAAAACAAAGACTCATTGAGGTGCAGTCCTCTAACCATAGTTTAGTGCATTATGCCAAACGGCACCAATGTGATAAAGCTAATGGTAGAGAAAAAGGATCTGATAGTCCCCTGTCAGAAGCAGGATGAATTTCCAAGATCACACTGCATGCTGCAAAAAAAGCAGGTACCCGAGTGGTATATTAGTTAACATGCCTGAGTAGAACAAGGGAGaccggttcaaattcccactcagccacggAAACTCACAAAGTGACCTAGGACAAGTCGCTGTCTTTCAGCTGTTATAAGGATACAATGAGAGGCTGATAGAAAATAAATGGACAGTTTATCAGAATGTGCCACTCCCATTGCTACTCTCACTGAAATTAAGAGCTAGCTATCCATAACAGGagctgtggggaacctgtggctctgcagatgttcaACTTCTGCAGCCCCCACTTCTCAACTGGTTTTTAAGCATGCAAAAGTTAATACTACCTATGCAAATTTTACAGTTGAGGTCAAACAGATGGTTCTTATGTTGACTTGTTGTATCAGGAGTGGTGGATTCATCCACTTCTTTATCTTTTTCAATCTGTTCCGTTTTCTCCACAATCTTAACTGGAGGGGTTTCCTAAACAAGGAGAGACAGACAATTTGttaatacaattttattttatatagaaTAAAAATACAACTTTATGATCAGAGTCACAACGTACAGAGGTCCAACTCACaggtaatgctaagccaaaccatagcttaatGCAAATGAGTAGGTGCCCAAATTGCAACTGCTACACTCCTCCCccagtcctgctgctgcagtGCTTCTTGGGGCTAAGACATGGTTTGGCTTGTGTTACACCCAAACCCAAGGTTATGGTTTGTCTCAGCACAGACACTTTATCTATCTTAACAGAACTAATGCATTGTTCGTTTTAAACAAATACACAGCAacttattttgttaaaaaaacagtaTTTTTGCCGTGATACCTGAATTTCCATTGGTGCTTCTTGCTCTTTTACCGGTGCCTCGCTCTCAATTTCTATTTCTCCTTTATGAGTAATTTTTGTGATTGGTCGCCTTTCAACTTCCCTCTGCTCTTTTTCAATCATTTCAATTGTCTATCAAGAAACAACAAAGAACAGAACAGATACACAGTGTGAAAACCTATGAAAACATCACCAGAAGCAGCCCCAAAATATGGGTGGAAAGGTTGCTTAATTGCAACTCCCATAATAATCCCTGAACACTGGACATGCTGGATGAGGATAATGGGAGATGAAACCTAAGTTAGAGAAGACAGTTGTCCGAGAGATGAAAACTAGAGTCctcctccttcattggaagtttagCATGAAGAATAGGTAGAAGATCAAGAGAGAGCAACAGATGGTGGATACTATTATTCCATGTTTGCTTCACAGCCAGAGGCATGGGCCTGGCTGTAAAGCTGAACTATAGTCGAGCATTACCTACAGAAGACTTGAGCTCAtgcactctcccttcctctccccttcaacTGGAAGCTCCCATTTCCGTTTTCAATTAATTTCACATTATGCCTGCATCCTAAATTGTACTTAATTACGGGTTATTGAAACAGGACAACTTCTTGTCACCGTTTGAAGTCGGTATGTGTTTGGGGCATAATGCAGTTAGCTAAAAACAGAAGCGAAAGCTTTCAATCTCCCACCCTGCTCTCACAGCCATACCAGAAAAGGAGAGAGGTACAGGAAGCTGACAAGCCTGAGGCCTGCTCTCTGCTAAACCACAGCGAACCGTCTAAATTCAGCCGTTATCTCCCAATTTCCTCAGCTTCCAAGAATGGAATGGCTATACTTCTAGAAAGATGACTCTTGTATTCGGTAGAAAGCCGGTCACTGAATCAAGGATGAACTATTTCAAAACCATGCACTGATAAGCAAGTTCCAAACGAATAAGAGCCATACTGAATAGGCTTTAAGCGGCATTAATGGGAGGTTTGGAGCACGCTGTCACCAaagattttgattttatttttgtagGTATTCACTTCTTTGGAAGAAAGCAAAGGCTACGATAGCGCCAGAGGTGCAATAGGGCCTACCCAACACATCACATTCTTGTCAAATgcatccctttatttccccctggAAAATATTCACTTCTGTAGGACTAATTAAAGAGATGTACTTGGCAATACGGTTGGGGGTGAGGAAGCAATCTGCCCCAGGCTCAGACACAAGTTGGTCTAGAGAGAACCTATCAGGTGGGAAAGAATGTACAATAACTGTATGAACAGAGAACACATGTATCTATCACATCAATTCTTTGCAGGGATTCTGGAAATCTACAGGTCTGCTTGTAATTTAGGAACAGTAAAATATTTTCCCTTTGTACCAGTCCCACAGATCAACATTTTTTGATCAATTAAGCTCAAATTTTACAACGAATTTTgggcttcttgttgttgttgttctattttCTAAAGTATTTTAGCTGTAAGTGATTTAAACAAGCCCTTGTAAATTCACAATGCAGTTACAACACAATCAACCACCTAAAATTCACTGCGGTTGCTCATTGGAGAAAGAAGCCATTAGACTTCAGATGGTGAACGGGAAACACAGAAGACTAGTGGAAAGTTTTGAAATTTGTATTGATTAGCACTAGGAAACAGGTGATCCATTAAATAAACAACTGTAAATTAAGCGTACATGTCTGTTTTCTCTTTTCCTCCATGCAGCTAGTTCTTTGGAAGCCAGCTCTTCCGGACTCATTCTTATGAGATGGTCTGGAGTTACTTCACCTTTCAACACTCTTTTGAACAGTATCTGGGGAAACAATCAGTAATTAGTTATagctaacaattaaaaaaaagaaagaaaaatctgcagGCTTCTAATTCAACTTCAACCAGAAAAGAAAATTGAGTTTTTTCAGTctcacctgtacatcatttttaaaaactgccctCTCTACACAAAGATACAGATAGTTGTACATTAATGTCCTTAATAGATCCACCATTTcacgacttccgggttggcgccatcgctgaatggcggactccctccgagctctggagggagcctgctcggcaggggctgggtcctaccgcgtcggcgacgcggggacccttaaaaaccacgggcacggagcccgtggacatgggtgactcggctggcaccgttagcgccctcccgactcgtgaaggagcctttttaaaggctacggatcaggtgccggggagtggcgtggtgctttgagtcctctgctttccctgccgagcgaagccgcatgccatccggcggagagcgctgacttcttccattgaaaattcggacttttaacaacaacccgtgagtaatttggaaaccgggtttaaaaggagaaaaaaaggaatcttttttgcggatttggcacgagcggggggggatccaaaaaggaagtcagtccccctccctactgtaaacatttcaaaacatggactgggtaaccaaggtctagaaagaagtgtatttctgacaaaaattaagaattccacgatggaaaactacaagaactgtgctggaggagaagagtggagggagaaggaaaacgtaacaccccccccccccgggaaccggggcgattcgtgagagagcctggtgaaaagagacggagactttgacagctgtcaaagtagctgtcaaagttggaaaatttaaagaggactctgctatgaggactttgctagttaattttgttacaatttgctacgatttggatacaaaatgttgaaaatatgaaACAACAATCAGACTTTTGGAtcaaaggaaacaaagttactaTAACCCTcctagaggggtttcgggacattacaaagatggacgtaagtggaaaaatactcttggaactgtacaggacttgttatctcctgggaaagctgcaaaactgaaacagtattttgtctacaggggtgtttatattaaaggagacaatagaattctctattgaagaaaggaagggactgaacgtaagtttttgttcctgaataacaataacccctgtagagctactaaatttttgaattagaacgttttagcagcggaacaagacaagaaactggactacaacatggaaagagcaatggggggagccttaaagaccaaggaaactaaaggcccttaggggccgtttttggattggagatttgaagtttaataccataaaattaaCTTTAGAAAAAACTGGCAAGGAACTGGtggaaaatctgattatggatctaagatttccaggcagacaacagacagactgatggacatggggaatttaaaccggggaaggggggggagagatatagaATCCAAAGGCTGCGTAActattttctgaatcttttcttttatatactttttatcttttatatctttatatagtttttttttatattttgttggggcgtaaaaaaaaaagggaattcgtggaaggaaaatggggtggaccttggggagagaatctttgatttttatctaaggttatgatgatgactgtataaatttaaattggaatattgggttaaacaaattaagttttaaattgggagtgagagcttgtagaaccaacgttatgaaaggggaatatggtagggatgggggaggggggagtcccagaaagtgggtaatgaaagtaaggtcttaaatgtattttatttttgttttatttttactttctgtattttggaaattttaataaatatgattaaaaaaaaatagatccACCATTTCACAAAGTGAAGTCAGATTCTTTAAAAATCCTTAGCatgttttaatgctttttaaaaaaaaaaccaaaaccaaataaTGATCTCTTTGCTAGCCTGAAGAACACATCTCGAAAAATGAAACTCAGGTGAGTTTTCAGTGGCTGATTTTTCAAACAATAGTTACTGAAAAATGAAATTCTCACCAAGGAAAAAGATTTGAAGAGGTGCTGGTAGCTTAAATTAAGTGAACAAAGCAATAGACATACGAGTCCTTTGTAGAATTTTGTATAGTTATGTTTAACTATGTTTAACAAGAAACATTAGAATGCGGGAATGGAAGCttcccagaacacacagaaagTTGGAGATTTATTAGACAACTTATTTCATTGGCAGACTTGATCAGCAGGCATATCTAAGTACATTTCAGCAATACTTTAGTTTTACAGAAGTCAACAGAGAACAACAATAGCAAGGAATCATAAAGAAGTGAGCTTATAGATTGGGCTGACCCACGTTTTTTCAGGTGGAATCCAATGCTGCTGTTCCACTCACATAACAGCTTTTGACCCACAAAATTCCTCCAAtaacacaagaaaagaagaaatgtttttAGAAGTTTCCCCCTCCCACTGC
Proteins encoded in this window:
- the PHF3 gene encoding PHD finger protein 3 isoform X5, with the protein product MDEGVKETACRTIDEDDLSPNRNLRDQMDGTSVRSPRKSPRLMTQEPVRSLRQSTLAKRSNASPSVNPKKSVVKSGSAQKGGLKQQDKGQTKWENSSAKEHPRDTEHSRNESCQEQEALEVSSPPPSSSAEWVACCATSDEVKADSEHKIPNQAKIEEAANEVGNSSHLPGTSSPTKETESVTKVVLPYGSDGVGLEAPAFTETNKIQNNSLVKNEGNETMVNKFTSEKPSDEKANVESEELNETKMDEESKETGKADTPFVTAAYENASEIQETPSVQPSFVDGKPACASSLPAHQISLPDDRKEPSDDSRKAGLKDLPLGSTELDQIDSKGVNATSAKSETNTLEDGIAQYIPVQAMHQEADSVKMGVHESPGLQEDGHTGISSKCVKNLKPKHPKSKQNKTTAAQQKTQELHGKTHSVSAVRSQSSVSLKHQVEEHGDLQHFHKPVKVKKKHADKDVKAQGCESGMALKKPLQLLGKNIPRGQIPPQVQKMSAERASDKSSSHHAGSKEIPHTVSGPAHPKQGQLAHHNQKQLLKHPLLKANNCVKEEGGKRDSAGVPLDNLKEDEKEKLKLRKLERNLQPRQRRSSRSLSVDEPPLFIPDNISTIKRESSDHLSPTESKSLWVPSKQCGFCRKPHGNRFMVGCGRCDDWFHGDCVGLSLSQAQQMGEEDKEYVCVKCCAAEDKKPDPVNQNIPDAQVKPETTQEGRMMECEKPGIAKQISMCPQSKTKQGEETVKHKVKIFKRESGDGKPVSECRDSETKKRQQIPVRKTGQMVACPQRSSEDKHERMNKDNLNVSCSSESTTKTGVQDKQEVKKKKTEKGGTTSNVHPAPAPASKPSADQIRQSVRQSLKEILEKRLADSTLKIPEERAAKVATKIEKELFSFFRDTDSKYKNKYRSLIFNLKDPKNNILFKRVLKGEVTPDHLIRMSPEELASKELAAWRKRENRHTIEMIEKEQREVERRPITKITHKGEIEIESEAPVKEQEAPMEIQETPPVKIVEKTEQIEKDKEVDESTTPDTTSQHKNHLFDLNCKICIGRMAPPSDDLSGKNVKVSVGVARKPSDNEAESIADALSSTTNILASELLEEDTELPNPALASASGSRSEMPGMVESEALFLARLNFIWKGFINMPSVAKFVIKAYPISGSFESLTEVDLPDSIQIGGRISPQTVWEYVEKIKAMGTKEICVVRFTPVTEEDQISYTLLFAYFSSRKRYGVAANNMKQIKDLYIIPLGASDKIPHQLVPFDGPGIEVHRPNLLLGLIIRQKLKRQASSATSTSPSPAEESPENVPPEKKSKLSKPEVLHSESVEKEDENDFFNSFTAVLHKQRIKSQLSNTEETTVSEPAVESIKLEPQKPLRFLPGVLVGWENQQSALELASKPLPVDDILQSLLGTTGQMSEHIQPAVSQLASEDLPLLAKKASIKEELRDIPIVTAGTEETKGEKDSSKEPVDNFSAVETPVADVSCSSENLTSISLKGKPPDVSTEAFLANLTILSQNKETKETPESSLRLGDCANVSQERTTDFPISASTGKGIGSNNGGVASVDSMTVNSSQFINLKRDPRQAAGRGLQNNASENDGDSIKYEEMQNSQQPDTLETEQAKVDNKQLSGNDLASDRSDSQECKKLLVSAASTADSVCSSQPENTNPLGEEAVMQSTEALHPIRRGLLTPPSSSQFEADNASGSELSTKMPSPVASGSFSPIRTPQPNFQHTKTSPPGFQFQGAVAPNFPPQNNPVFGFPPHLPPPLLPPPGFGFAQNPLMPWPPVLHLSGQPPHFVGPVTPVPPLAQKQPRFSGPEHFYQSRDTRRPERRHSDPWGRQGPHVERAFGRRKSDQHRQSFYSETHHQKKGRHEWEPDSERNRHRDRNQEKERERKSREEGHRDKERSRLSHSDKDSEGKSRDSRNLDKKEAPKSEERAQEKEKERERSRERHRERESDKPRDRHQKDRDHSDRGKNKR